A region of Pontiella agarivorans DNA encodes the following proteins:
- the epsC gene encoding serine O-acetyltransferase EpsC, which produces MNTIQQIEKTAQQLLPLYVHQDTDRPDRPLWAHPEIDQVIEALRLLSDVLFPGRHIPEPSNFKDFFIKQLKNTTELLQEEIEKALPFRWIGAAYLHDHKTPEENLYITANSIVNEFLSKIPYIREMLVEDVKAAYNGDPAALSYAEVKLAYPGLVAITSHRIAHELYNLDVPIIPRIMSEYTHSLTGIDIHPGATIGKGFFIDHGTGVVIGETCHIGDNVKLYQGVTLGAKSFPLDEHGRPIKHIQRHPTVEDNVIVYANSTILGGDTVIGAGTTVAGNVFLMESTPPKSLVTRSEAGVMIRTREIHGHGLGI; this is translated from the coding sequence ATGAACACGATTCAGCAAATTGAAAAAACGGCACAACAGCTTCTACCGCTTTACGTCCATCAAGATACCGACCGCCCTGACCGGCCGCTCTGGGCACATCCGGAAATTGATCAGGTGATCGAGGCCCTGCGCCTGCTGTCCGACGTCCTTTTTCCGGGCCGCCACATTCCGGAACCGTCCAACTTCAAAGATTTTTTTATTAAACAGCTGAAAAACACGACGGAACTTCTGCAGGAAGAAATTGAGAAAGCCCTGCCGTTCCGCTGGATCGGCGCAGCCTACCTTCACGACCACAAAACCCCCGAAGAAAACCTCTATATCACCGCCAATTCCATCGTAAACGAGTTTCTCTCCAAAATTCCCTATATCCGGGAAATGCTGGTGGAAGATGTCAAGGCCGCCTATAACGGCGACCCCGCCGCGCTGAGTTACGCCGAAGTCAAACTGGCCTATCCCGGTCTCGTGGCCATTACCTCTCACCGCATCGCCCACGAACTCTACAACCTCGACGTTCCGATTATCCCCCGGATTATGAGCGAATATACCCATTCCCTCACCGGTATCGACATCCATCCCGGCGCCACCATTGGAAAAGGGTTCTTCATCGATCACGGCACCGGCGTCGTTATCGGCGAAACCTGCCACATCGGCGACAACGTCAAGCTCTACCAAGGCGTCACTCTCGGTGCGAAAAGTTTCCCGCTCGACGAACACGGCCGGCCCATCAAACACATCCAGCGCCACCCGACCGTGGAAGACAACGTCATTGTCTACGCCAACAGCACCATTCTCGGCGGTGACACGGTCATCGGCGCAGGAACCACCGTCGCCGGCAACGTCTTCCTCATGGAAAGCACCCCGCCGAAGAGTCTCGTCACCCGTTCCGAAGCCGGTGTTATGATCCGCACGCGCGAAATTCACGGCCACGGACTCGGGATTTAG
- the thrC gene encoding threonine synthase: MKYISTRGQMEPIEFQDAVMTGLAPDGGLLLPQELPDVGNKLEAWSKLSYTELAFEVIRLFATDIPDADLKQLIDDSYATFEHPEVCPSVDVGDFQILELFHGPTLAFKDVALQFLGNLFAYILEKRGGKLNILGATSGDTGSAAIHGVRGKPNINIFIMHPEGRTSPLQEKQMTSVLDANVFNLAVDGSFDDCQNIMKTTFGDVPFKTEHSLGSVNSVNWARVLAQTVYYFYAAFRTLEKTGASTVQFSVPTGNFGDILAGYLAQQMGLPVSKLILATNENDILTRFFNTGEYSKAQAVPTISPSMDIQVASNFERYLYFKVGKDAAKLVDLMNDFKDKGVLKVALNETGVVDDLFAAGRGDTASTLETIKRYKEQYGYVLDPHTAVGVYVAEKFRSPESPTICLATAHPAKFTQAIIDAIGEAVHHPTLDALEHAETRCETIANDVDLVKQYLVEHI; the protein is encoded by the coding sequence ATGAAATATATCAGTACACGCGGGCAGATGGAGCCCATTGAATTTCAGGATGCTGTCATGACCGGACTGGCCCCCGACGGCGGGCTGCTGCTGCCGCAGGAACTTCCGGACGTTGGAAATAAACTGGAAGCCTGGTCGAAGCTCTCCTATACCGAGCTGGCTTTTGAGGTGATCCGCCTGTTTGCGACGGATATTCCGGATGCGGATTTGAAACAGCTGATCGACGATTCCTATGCCACGTTTGAGCACCCGGAGGTCTGTCCGTCGGTTGACGTGGGCGATTTTCAAATCCTCGAGCTTTTTCATGGACCGACGCTGGCCTTTAAAGATGTGGCATTGCAATTTCTGGGCAATCTTTTTGCCTACATATTGGAAAAACGCGGCGGGAAACTGAATATCCTGGGCGCAACCTCCGGCGATACGGGCAGCGCGGCGATTCACGGGGTGCGCGGCAAGCCGAACATCAATATTTTCATTATGCATCCGGAAGGGCGGACGAGTCCGCTGCAGGAAAAGCAGATGACGAGTGTGCTGGACGCCAATGTGTTCAATCTGGCGGTCGACGGATCGTTCGATGACTGCCAGAACATCATGAAAACGACATTCGGCGATGTGCCGTTCAAAACAGAGCATTCGCTCGGTTCGGTCAATTCTGTCAACTGGGCGCGCGTACTGGCGCAGACGGTTTATTATTTCTATGCCGCCTTCCGGACCCTGGAAAAAACCGGCGCGTCTACGGTGCAGTTTTCGGTGCCGACCGGCAATTTCGGCGATATTCTGGCAGGGTACCTCGCTCAGCAGATGGGTCTGCCGGTCAGCAAACTGATTCTGGCCACCAACGAAAACGATATTCTGACCCGTTTCTTTAATACGGGTGAATACAGCAAGGCGCAGGCGGTTCCGACCATCAGCCCGTCGATGGATATTCAGGTGGCGTCCAACTTTGAACGCTACCTTTATTTCAAGGTGGGCAAAGACGCGGCGAAACTCGTCGACCTGATGAATGACTTTAAGGACAAGGGCGTACTGAAGGTGGCTCTGAATGAAACGGGTGTGGTCGACGATCTTTTTGCTGCGGGCCGCGGCGATACGGCATCCACGCTTGAAACCATTAAGCGCTATAAAGAGCAATACGGGTATGTACTCGATCCGCATACAGCAGTCGGTGTTTATGTCGCTGAAAAGTTCCGGTCTCCGGAAAGTCCGACGATCTGTCTTGCGACGGCGCATCCGGCTAAATTTACACAGGCGATTATCGATGCCATCGGCGAGGCGGTGCATCATCCGACGCTCGACGCGCTCGAGCATGCTGAAACCCGCTGCGAAACCATTGCCAACGACGTCGATCTGGTGAAACAGTATCTCGTCGAACATATTTAA
- a CDS encoding ABC transporter permease, translating to MKLPISLFLAVKYLKPKRSMVSFITILTMCGIMLGVAILIVVLSVMTGFDDVHKEHMIKLDSHIQVSTRGNSTFYAQPVLEVLSEMPEIKAAAPAVEGFVMMTRYGQAITAVLRGVEPELEKEISDIESYLVEGELPLEEETVVVGSRLAMQLGVGIGDTITVYSPECFVSEDELRLPAELTVVGIFSVDMYEIDSQFMISSLPTARDVFALEEGVETLRLITEDPFTVDETGRKIREKLGEAMLADDSLNWFRFLTTRSWVEIHQNMLSTLAVEKNMMFLLLIAISVVAAFCVSINLINMGIQKTHEIGLLKAVGFSSGKIVGIFLFLGIVQGVLGCVLGSALGIWFSGNLDAILEFLRRFNPNLMSAEFYQFSQMPSRTTSEDVVLVCIIVMVFSILAGVLPAIRAALMQPVDALRYE from the coding sequence ATGAAACTTCCGATTTCACTTTTTCTGGCCGTTAAATACCTGAAGCCGAAGCGGTCGATGGTGTCGTTTATCACGATTCTGACGATGTGCGGCATTATGCTGGGCGTTGCAATTCTTATTGTGGTGCTTTCGGTGATGACCGGTTTTGATGATGTGCACAAAGAGCATATGATCAAGCTGGACTCGCATATCCAGGTTTCGACCCGCGGAAATTCCACGTTCTATGCGCAGCCGGTTCTGGAGGTCCTGAGTGAAATGCCGGAGATCAAAGCGGCAGCCCCGGCGGTTGAAGGTTTTGTGATGATGACGCGCTACGGTCAGGCGATTACGGCCGTGCTGCGAGGCGTTGAGCCGGAACTGGAAAAAGAGATTTCCGATATTGAATCGTATCTGGTTGAAGGCGAACTCCCGCTGGAGGAGGAAACCGTGGTGGTCGGCAGTCGGCTGGCGATGCAGCTTGGCGTGGGGATCGGCGATACGATCACCGTTTATTCGCCGGAATGTTTTGTAAGCGAAGATGAACTGCGGCTTCCGGCAGAGCTGACTGTGGTCGGTATTTTTTCGGTGGATATGTATGAGATTGATTCCCAGTTCATGATCTCTTCACTACCTACCGCACGCGATGTGTTTGCCCTCGAAGAGGGCGTGGAGACATTGCGGCTGATTACAGAAGATCCGTTTACGGTCGATGAAACCGGCCGTAAAATCCGTGAAAAACTCGGTGAGGCCATGTTGGCCGACGACAGTCTCAACTGGTTCCGTTTTCTGACCACCCGGTCGTGGGTGGAAATTCATCAGAATATGCTCAGTACGCTGGCGGTGGAAAAAAATATGATGTTTCTGCTGTTGATTGCGATTTCCGTTGTGGCGGCCTTCTGTGTTTCGATCAATCTGATCAATATGGGCATTCAGAAAACGCATGAAATCGGCCTGTTGAAGGCGGTGGGTTTTTCTTCCGGAAAAATTGTCGGTATTTTTCTGTTTCTCGGGATTGTACAGGGGGTGCTGGGCTGCGTGCTGGGTTCTGCATTGGGCATCTGGTTTTCCGGGAATCTGGATGCGATTCTCGAATTTCTCCGTCGGTTCAATCCGAACCTGATGTCGGCAGAGTTTTATCAGTTCAGCCAGATGCCTTCACGCACGACGTCGGAAGATGTGGTTCTCGTCTGCATCATTGTCATGGTGTTCAGCATTCTGGCGGGTGTACTTCCTGCCATTCGGGCAGCGCTGATGCAGCCGGTTGATGCGTTGAGGTATGAATGA
- a CDS encoding MlaE family ABC transporter permease produces MRYPVHSAQRLGARVLQVLHDTGHAMFMLFEAIWFLRYAFGKRSRAETVSQLYVTGIKSLAVISVVALFTGMILALQTGLELKRWGQEEFIGSAVAVSIIREMGPFMTALIIAASVGSAIAAQLGTMTVSEEIAALEVMSINPNRFLVMPRLFALCVMMPVLAVYTNILGIVGGAIVGATQLGVSVTAYMDNATQFATNKDLYVGLFKAFVFGIIITTVSCHQGFMTTEGAVGVGKATRRSVVISFLVILVVGYMITRLFYV; encoded by the coding sequence ATGCGCTATCCGGTGCATTCGGCCCAGCGGCTGGGGGCGAGGGTACTGCAGGTGCTGCACGATACCGGGCACGCCATGTTCATGCTGTTTGAGGCCATATGGTTTCTACGGTATGCATTCGGTAAACGCAGTCGGGCTGAAACCGTTTCGCAGCTGTATGTCACCGGGATTAAGAGCCTCGCGGTTATTTCCGTGGTGGCGCTCTTCACCGGGATGATTCTTGCCTTGCAGACCGGCCTTGAGCTTAAGCGCTGGGGGCAGGAGGAATTTATCGGGTCCGCAGTGGCTGTTTCCATTATTCGCGAAATGGGACCGTTCATGACGGCGCTGATCATTGCCGCCAGTGTCGGATCGGCCATTGCCGCGCAGCTTGGAACCATGACGGTTTCGGAAGAGATTGCCGCGCTTGAGGTGATGAGCATCAATCCCAACCGCTTTCTTGTGATGCCGCGGTTGTTTGCGCTGTGTGTCATGATGCCGGTGCTTGCGGTGTATACCAACATTCTCGGGATTGTCGGCGGAGCGATTGTCGGAGCAACGCAGCTGGGCGTTTCTGTAACGGCCTACATGGATAACGCCACGCAGTTTGCCACGAATAAAGATCTGTATGTCGGGCTTTTTAAAGCATTCGTTTTCGGAATCATCATTACCACCGTCTCCTGTCATCAGGGATTTATGACCACCGAAGGCGCGGTGGGGGTGGGGAAAGCCACGCGGCGCTCCGTCGTCATTTCCTTTCTGGTGATTCTGGTGGTGGGCTACATGATAACAAGGCTGTTTTACGTATGA
- a CDS encoding ABC transporter ATP-binding protein — protein MIRFDQVTKKLGSRNVLDGVSFEVGEGETFVVVGLSGAGKSVTLKHMIRLMLPDSGTVSIDGEIINDLNRRSLRSVREKFGVLFQSAALLQWMSVRDNVALPLREHTKLEDAEILQRVDEKLELLGLGDAGDKFPSDISGGMQKRAGLARAIIMDPKIVLYDEPTSGLDPVTSRRIDDLIVDMRKKLGITSVVVTHDLHSALAIGSRIMMLHQGRIVENAAPADFIRSKNETVQSFLESQYITKRGRWEEFSHE, from the coding sequence ATGATCAGGTTTGATCAGGTTACAAAAAAACTGGGAAGCCGGAACGTACTCGACGGTGTCAGTTTCGAGGTCGGGGAAGGCGAGACTTTTGTGGTTGTGGGTCTTTCCGGAGCCGGGAAAAGCGTTACGCTCAAGCACATGATCCGTCTCATGCTTCCGGATTCCGGAACTGTATCGATTGACGGCGAAATCATTAACGATCTGAACCGGCGGAGCCTTCGGTCGGTTCGCGAAAAATTCGGGGTGTTGTTCCAGAGTGCGGCCCTGCTGCAGTGGATGAGTGTGCGTGACAATGTAGCCCTTCCGCTGCGTGAACATACAAAACTTGAAGACGCGGAGATTCTCCAACGGGTGGATGAAAAGCTGGAACTGCTCGGTCTCGGCGATGCCGGCGATAAGTTTCCGTCGGATATTTCCGGCGGGATGCAGAAACGCGCCGGTCTGGCGCGCGCCATTATCATGGATCCGAAGATTGTGCTTTATGATGAGCCGACGTCCGGGCTGGACCCGGTGACCTCCCGGCGAATCGATGATTTAATCGTGGATATGCGTAAAAAGCTCGGTATAACGAGTGTTGTTGTGACCCACGACCTGCACAGTGCGCTGGCCATCGGTTCGCGTATTATGATGCTGCATCAGGGCAGGATTGTGGAAAATGCTGCACCGGCTGATTTTATCCGGTCGAAAAATGAAACGGTGCAGAGCTTTCTTGAGTCGCAATACATTACGAAGAGAGGCCGGTGGGAAGAGTTTAGTCATGAATAA
- a CDS encoding MlaD family protein, with product MNKFSREVSVEILVGLFMFVVLIALSVFTIVLSREKLWSESYQYEFIFTEVGGLREGDGVYLRGMNVGRVKQTALEDSRVHVYVTMDVPLQLRHGYKIEIVDASMLGGKYLKIYEGPEDAPLLGENVTILGSKPVDMIAELSEAVDGLQRMIKSVESGQGTLGQLLNDDTMYNNMAVLAEDLKGIVGRVAEGQGTVGKLLTDEAVYNDASAMMANLRMVSDRIAKGESTMGKLLSEDSELYENFDATMAAARAIAEGINQGEGTLGLLVRDAKLYNETTLLVEDVRAAVDDLREASPVTSFGSVLFGAF from the coding sequence ATGAATAAATTCAGCCGTGAAGTCAGCGTTGAGATCCTGGTGGGTCTTTTTATGTTTGTGGTGCTCATTGCCCTCAGCGTTTTTACCATTGTACTCAGCCGTGAAAAGCTGTGGAGCGAGAGTTATCAGTATGAATTCATTTTCACTGAAGTCGGCGGTCTGCGCGAGGGCGATGGGGTTTATCTGCGCGGCATGAATGTCGGCCGCGTGAAGCAGACCGCGCTTGAAGACAGCCGGGTGCATGTTTATGTCACGATGGATGTTCCGCTCCAGCTGCGTCATGGGTATAAGATTGAAATTGTCGATGCGTCGATGCTCGGCGGAAAATACCTGAAAATCTACGAGGGGCCTGAAGACGCACCGCTGCTGGGGGAAAATGTGACGATTCTCGGTTCCAAACCGGTTGATATGATTGCCGAACTTTCCGAAGCCGTCGATGGGCTGCAGCGCATGATTAAATCCGTGGAAAGCGGTCAGGGGACGCTGGGCCAGCTTTTGAACGACGATACCATGTATAATAACATGGCGGTGCTGGCAGAAGATCTGAAGGGGATTGTCGGCCGTGTTGCCGAAGGGCAGGGCACAGTGGGTAAGCTGCTCACCGACGAAGCCGTCTATAACGATGCTTCGGCAATGATGGCAAACCTGCGTATGGTTTCCGACCGGATTGCCAAGGGCGAGAGCACCATGGGTAAACTGCTTTCGGAAGATTCGGAGCTCTATGAGAACTTCGATGCCACCATGGCTGCGGCACGGGCGATTGCTGAGGGCATCAACCAGGGTGAAGGCACGCTTGGCCTGCTGGTGCGCGATGCCAAGCTGTACAATGAAACTACACTGTTGGTTGAAGATGTCCGCGCCGCCGTTGATGACCTGCGTGAAGCATCGCCGGTAACCTCGTTCGGCAGTGTGCTCTTTGGTGCGTTTTAG
- a CDS encoding CCA tRNA nucleotidyltransferase, producing MNKSVAQRAVAADVVQTLRDRGHIALFAGGCVRDELLGRTPKDYDVATDAFPEEVERIFPKTVPIGKAFGVIAVIRDHQTIEVATFREEIGTLDGRHPETITFSAAKEDALRRDFTINGMFYDPVHDELHDYVHGRRDLKRRLIVAIGNPEERFREDHLRMLRAVRFAHTLDFEIESETEKAIQAMAPLIRNISAERIELELTRTLTESNKAGRALKHLHKLGLMQQILPELVPMDGQEQPPQFHPEGDVFEHTCLMLDAMNEIPQTEAFTRRELAYSVLLHDVGKPPTASIGPGTDGKSRIRFDGHAAVGARMAEDILIRLKFPNVEKKRIITAVAGHMRFMDVRNMKASTLRKMIGADPFELEMALHRLDCLGSHCMLENYDFVRAYQEKMANEPILPKPLINGRDVMNLGIAEGRTVGRILKAVYNAQMEDQVRNREEALAWIREKYL from the coding sequence ATGAATAAATCAGTCGCACAGAGAGCCGTTGCTGCCGATGTGGTGCAGACGCTTCGGGACCGGGGACATATTGCACTTTTTGCCGGCGGCTGTGTCCGGGACGAACTCCTTGGTCGAACCCCAAAAGATTATGATGTGGCGACCGATGCCTTTCCTGAGGAAGTGGAACGCATTTTTCCGAAAACCGTACCGATCGGCAAAGCCTTCGGTGTGATTGCAGTCATCCGGGATCATCAGACCATCGAGGTGGCCACCTTCCGCGAAGAGATCGGCACGCTGGACGGACGTCACCCGGAAACCATTACCTTCTCCGCAGCCAAAGAGGATGCCCTCCGCCGCGACTTCACAATCAACGGCATGTTTTACGATCCGGTTCACGACGAACTGCACGATTATGTCCATGGACGCCGCGACCTGAAGCGCCGTCTAATCGTTGCCATCGGAAATCCCGAAGAACGCTTCCGCGAAGACCACCTGCGGATGCTGCGGGCGGTGCGTTTTGCACATACGCTGGATTTTGAAATTGAATCGGAAACGGAAAAAGCCATCCAGGCCATGGCCCCGCTTATCCGGAATATCAGTGCGGAACGCATCGAACTGGAACTGACCCGCACGCTGACCGAAAGCAACAAAGCCGGCCGCGCACTCAAACACCTGCATAAACTCGGGCTGATGCAGCAGATCCTGCCCGAACTGGTTCCAATGGACGGTCAGGAACAACCGCCGCAGTTTCATCCGGAAGGCGATGTCTTTGAACATACCTGCCTGATGCTTGATGCCATGAATGAAATTCCGCAAACCGAGGCATTCACCCGGCGCGAACTCGCCTACTCCGTCTTACTGCACGATGTCGGCAAACCGCCCACAGCGTCAATCGGCCCGGGAACCGACGGAAAAAGCCGCATCCGGTTCGATGGACACGCGGCCGTCGGCGCCCGCATGGCCGAAGATATTCTGATCCGGCTGAAGTTTCCGAATGTTGAAAAAAAGCGCATCATCACCGCCGTCGCCGGACATATGCGGTTTATGGATGTCCGGAATATGAAAGCCTCCACTCTGCGCAAAATGATCGGTGCCGACCCCTTTGAACTCGAAATGGCCCTGCATCGACTCGACTGTCTGGGCTCGCACTGCATGCTCGAAAACTATGATTTTGTGCGCGCATATCAGGAAAAAATGGCGAATGAACCGATTCTTCCGAAACCGCTGATCAATGGTCGGGATGTAATGAACCTGGGTATTGCTGAAGGCAGAACAGTCGGGCGCATTCTGAAGGCCGTGTACAATGCACAGATGGAAGATCAGGTCCGAAACCGGGAAGAGGCTCTCGCCTGGATCCGGGAAAAATATCTTTAA
- a CDS encoding protein-disulfide reductase DsbD family protein, which yields MKKIWFAFLFTLQLLHSSFGQFGDPFEVTVTPDSDRVRIDVNVPEAHYLYAGSFKVLDALGNEQTATVLPESKEITDPNTGKPKPVYASSFSAEYNWEPAPGGDTAIHVKYWGCNDEVCFLPQTKVVELEASAASATSAMETAQAESGSSDWKTEIEQFAVGGSAVGYMRAEEFTGFLDRAENDGAAGEVSSFKLFLTDPVAFVRESGLLLTLFFILFGGFLLNLTPCVLPMVPINLAIIGAGAQAGSKKRGFALGGVYGLGIALVYGLLGVAVVLTGSQFGTIQANPWFNLGIALIFVVLALAMFDIFHIDFSRFQSKMGGGEQKQGSFPVALTMGAVAALLAGACVAPVVIAVLLLATNVYEANAAAGLALPFVLGIGMALPWPFAGAGLAFLPKPGKWMEYVKYGFGVGIIFFALYYGNLSFRAFKPADITDKGEIEGHIVIDGSSNAGLAEAFAESHAAGKPVFLDFWASWCKNCKAMDKTTFKDEMVKARLEGYTFIKYVAEDPTNEKTLAVMNEFGVQGLPTFVVLKPE from the coding sequence ATGAAGAAAATCTGGTTCGCATTCTTGTTTACTCTACAGCTGCTGCATTCATCTTTCGGTCAGTTCGGGGATCCTTTTGAGGTTACCGTTACTCCGGACTCCGACCGTGTTCGCATCGACGTCAATGTGCCGGAAGCGCATTATCTGTATGCCGGCAGTTTCAAGGTACTCGATGCACTTGGAAATGAGCAGACCGCCACAGTGCTTCCCGAAAGCAAAGAGATCACCGATCCGAATACCGGAAAACCGAAGCCGGTTTATGCTTCGTCATTTTCCGCCGAATACAACTGGGAACCTGCACCCGGCGGTGACACCGCGATTCACGTGAAATACTGGGGCTGTAACGACGAAGTCTGTTTCCTTCCGCAGACCAAGGTGGTTGAGCTGGAAGCGTCGGCGGCTTCCGCAACGTCCGCGATGGAAACCGCTCAGGCGGAATCGGGTTCCAGTGATTGGAAAACAGAAATTGAGCAGTTTGCTGTCGGCGGATCAGCAGTGGGATATATGCGCGCCGAAGAATTTACGGGGTTTCTGGATCGTGCCGAAAATGACGGTGCAGCAGGCGAAGTCAGCAGCTTTAAACTTTTTCTCACGGACCCCGTGGCTTTTGTTCGCGAGTCGGGGCTGTTGCTGACCCTCTTTTTTATTCTGTTCGGCGGGTTCTTGCTAAACCTGACGCCCTGCGTCCTTCCGATGGTTCCAATCAATCTGGCCATTATCGGTGCCGGCGCTCAGGCCGGGTCCAAAAAGCGCGGATTTGCGCTGGGTGGAGTTTACGGTCTGGGCATTGCGCTGGTTTACGGTTTGTTGGGTGTCGCAGTGGTGCTGACCGGATCCCAGTTCGGAACCATTCAGGCCAATCCCTGGTTTAATTTGGGAATCGCCCTGATTTTCGTCGTTCTCGCACTGGCGATGTTTGATATTTTTCATATCGATTTTTCCCGCTTCCAGTCAAAAATGGGCGGTGGAGAGCAGAAGCAGGGCAGTTTTCCAGTGGCCCTGACGATGGGGGCTGTGGCGGCACTTCTGGCGGGGGCCTGTGTTGCCCCGGTGGTGATTGCCGTGCTTCTGCTGGCTACAAATGTCTATGAAGCCAACGCTGCGGCCGGCCTGGCGCTGCCGTTTGTGCTGGGTATCGGTATGGCGCTGCCTTGGCCGTTTGCCGGTGCCGGCCTTGCTTTTCTTCCAAAGCCTGGAAAATGGATGGAATATGTGAAATACGGTTTCGGCGTGGGTATTATCTTCTTTGCCCTCTACTATGGAAATCTGAGTTTCCGTGCTTTTAAACCGGCCGACATCACCGACAAGGGTGAGATAGAAGGGCATATTGTTATTGATGGATCTTCAAACGCCGGGTTGGCTGAAGCGTTCGCGGAATCGCACGCCGCAGGAAAGCCGGTCTTTCTCGATTTCTGGGCGAGCTGGTGCAAGAACTGCAAAGCAATGGATAAAACCACGTTTAAGGATGAGATGGTTAAGGCCCGTCTCGAAGGTTATACCTTCATCAAATATGTTGCTGAAGATCCCACTAACGAAAAGACGCTGGCGGTGATGAACGAATTCGGTGTTCAAGGATTGCCCACCTTCGTGGTGCTTAAGCCCGAATAG
- a CDS encoding Dabb family protein translates to MITHSVFFKLKHPSGSAEEAAFLAEAQKLAAIPGVGTFQVLKETSPKNEFTYGLTMLFKDQAAYEAYNNHPDHVAFVQQIWLNEVETFQEIDHIPFGE, encoded by the coding sequence ATGATTACCCACTCCGTATTCTTTAAACTGAAACACCCTTCAGGGTCAGCAGAAGAAGCCGCATTCCTGGCCGAGGCGCAAAAGCTGGCGGCCATTCCAGGGGTTGGAACGTTCCAGGTCCTGAAAGAAACCAGCCCGAAAAATGAATTCACCTACGGTCTGACCATGCTGTTTAAAGATCAGGCGGCATACGAAGCCTATAACAACCACCCGGACCACGTCGCTTTTGTTCAGCAGATCTGGCTGAACGAGGTCGAAACTTTTCAGGAAATCGACCACATCCCCTTTGGAGAATAA
- a CDS encoding DUF3108 domain-containing protein, with protein MMKRKSFLSGLFSLSFLPVFSYGGESANPLKPPFEPGEKLKYSLGWQFIVAGYATLEVLPDEELDGVKLRSFQMQAKTRKVVDSIFKVRDTLSSLTTFDVGRSMGYSKIQREGKTKRDITVDFDWENLEAHYFEARKQKSQTTPILENTLDPLSAFYFVRQQKLEVGKTIEGPMTDGKRCKIARIEVKERKTIKVNGRKYDCFRLKPDISDVGGVFEKSKDAKIEIWCTADHRHIPVLLKSKVAVGSFKAELIPDE; from the coding sequence ATGATGAAACGTAAATCTTTCCTGTCCGGTTTATTTTCTCTGTCCTTCCTGCCTGTATTTTCATACGGCGGAGAATCAGCCAACCCGCTTAAACCTCCGTTTGAACCGGGCGAAAAGCTGAAGTACAGCCTGGGCTGGCAGTTCATTGTGGCGGGGTATGCGACCCTTGAGGTGCTTCCGGATGAGGAGCTGGACGGCGTGAAACTGCGGAGTTTTCAGATGCAGGCAAAGACCCGCAAGGTGGTGGATTCGATTTTCAAAGTGCGCGACACCCTGTCGTCGCTCACAACCTTTGATGTGGGCCGTTCGATGGGGTATTCAAAGATTCAGCGTGAAGGTAAAACAAAACGGGACATCACCGTGGACTTCGACTGGGAAAATCTGGAGGCGCATTATTTTGAGGCCCGAAAACAGAAATCGCAAACAACCCCGATTCTGGAAAACACGCTGGATCCGCTTTCGGCCTTTTATTTTGTGCGGCAGCAGAAACTTGAAGTGGGCAAAACCATTGAGGGGCCAATGACGGATGGCAAGCGCTGCAAAATTGCACGCATTGAAGTGAAGGAACGCAAAACCATTAAAGTGAACGGCAGGAAGTATGACTGCTTCCGCCTGAAACCGGATATTTCCGATGTCGGCGGCGTTTTCGAGAAAAGCAAAGACGCAAAAATCGAGATCTGGTGCACCGCCGATCACCGTCACATTCCGGTACTGCTGAAAAGTAAAGTCGCCGTCGGCAGCTTTAAAGCGGAACTCATACCGGATGAATAA